In Sesamum indicum cultivar Zhongzhi No. 13 linkage group LG8, S_indicum_v1.0, whole genome shotgun sequence, the sequence ACTTGTAATAACAAAGTCCCtcaacaaatatcaaataataatatagtaaaattCGGTTGCagaaccaaaattttcaactcgATTCAATACTTTCTGTCATTCCATCAGACCATGAAACTGTCTGGACGAATCTACTAAAAATTGCACGTCCAGCAAAAGAATGTGAGGTTGTCAGTGTGGACAGAGACAACAGTTTGTTTCCTATTTTTGAATTTGCCGGATAGTGGAGCTGCTACTTTTGGCTTGTGAAGGTGAACACAGGAAAGTCAGAATAAGCAGCCTGTCTCTTTCTTGGCCGATTTtggaatattatttatcatttgtACTTGACTTTGGAACACAGCAAAATTCTTGTAAGAGTTTACGATAGGAACGTTGGTCCAAACTTTTGGCCGATTTTGGAATATAATCACGCTTTACATATTATGTGGAATTATGGTTGTTAGTGGTGAGACGTTATTCTGTTTATGTGTaactcttatttattattaaaaagaataacttTAAGTAAGAGTGCAAATGTCTTGcccacaaatatataaattcaaaattttttctacaacaccaacataatatttacttataaaatttaatattacaaaattatcattttaaaagctagcaaaaaataatagtaaaggGGAAGAAGACTCAACTTATTGATTTGTTCTGTAAGGATACAAtggtaatttaattcaaactaaataattacttaagtTGAAGTGCATATTAATAATTGGTAGATCTTATATTAGAGAAgttacaatattaattaaatataattatatctgaGTACCAAGtttaattagaatattataatttgatccTCTGAATTGTTAacttataattctttttaacttAATTACCATTAAAAATGACGATTTACAAAAATCACAATAGACATGAATGAGggaacattttaaaataaaacagataatatttgattatagGAAAGAATCACTGAAAATATGGtattaaaaattgcaaataaaggcaaaacataaatttttatgcaagaatatttcaaatttacaaGTTAATGaagaatgtaaataatattttgacaaaattagCATAATAAAGGATCCTTCCGATACGCATACTGATACTGTGGATGTCTAATTAgattataatgtaattaacaatagttaatagataattagtttaaaattatttcacatcaataacttaaaaataaaagacataAGGATATggtagtaaaagaaaaaaatatatcatgcccataataaaataaatgaaattaaaaacatagTAAATTGCCAAAATAAAGCTACCAATGAAACATGACCAATTTTACCAAATTAggatttgttataaatatcaaaagataagGGACTTCGACTAATTACTTTTGCTTTAaaatattggattttttttatatatattatatcgtACATTCACActaatttattccaaaataagatcatcaaatataataattaatagacaaatgagaaattttagttttaatgattaaattcTTACTTAATAGTATCAAGTAAATTTAGAAGTGAACTACAAATGATAGAAATAAAtggttttaaaattattaatatcatttttttaaaaatataattgtatatactAATGTTACAAggatagaaatataaataaaattataaacttaatatttttttatttaataagtgaTATACTCaatctcaatatatatttctatacgTGCAATGCacattatatgttttaatttaattaaaaaaagtcaCAATGAATTTGGACTGAATCTATGTCCGGTCATTTAAGACTATTGAATCTTATGGGAAAATCCGAGTAGGGAAAACGGGTCGGATAAAAACTCCACAATGATAAATTATGCCCCGCTACCATATTTGAACTTTCGCGAACATTCATTGTCCCTAAACCACAAGTGGAAACACTGATCGTCAGCGAAGCGCCACCGAAATCCGTGTATAGTTCGCGGACGGTCACGAATGAAAAAGCGCACAACTAGTAGATATTTATGACAAATACACGCCTAGCAGAAGGACGATTTGGCACTacttctttattcttttcaacTAAATGAGTTGTACAACTTTGCCGTAACAATTGCCAACCAAGATTCTTGATTCTGGGTGAGTGGTAGAATTTGCGAATatactacaaaaatatagcaaaagaCAGCACCGTTTCATGAATACTCTGTCCAAGGTTAAAAACATTCATCTCAGACAAAAGTGATGATATATGTCTATGTTTCAGGTATCCATCTCTTTATTACAGATGTGGTATATGTCAGCATAAAAATGAATCCCAGAGCTAGGAGACTACGTACCATGTATCTGACAACGGACCAGAACATGGTCGAATCCTTGtacaaaaacaacaatttgAATGTACTCTGTCTCAAGTTCAGCTTTAAGTTTCTCCaaaatgtatgtatattgaTAGGTTGACCGTTGGGGATTCGGACAATCCTTCTCTAGCTGCAACGATTTTCAGAAAGCATTCTTGCATTCATTTGTAGGAAATATTTCGGACGAAAATTGTTCTTCTTCGTCCGGAGCTGATGGAGAAAGATTGCACACCTATCAGTTGAAACCAAATGGGCAGGGAATTGaacatataattttgtgaACAAAACTGCCTCATTCACTCGCAACTTTGAGTAGCTCTTCCCAAGTGGTCAGCTTTTCTCTTGGTCTATTTTTCAAGTTTCCGCGCCTTTTCTCTTCAGTGTCAATTTTTTCCCAGGCATCAAAGGTTACAACTCTGGTATTCCTACTGTCTAACAACTGCAAGAGGCCGTCTCTCCCAGGCTTGGGTGAGTTGGACGTTAATATTCCCTTGTCAACATCGTCTGAGATGCATGCAAGCTGCAATACGCTTATGTTGATCAAGAAACATAAGTATGAAAGAATATAATATGACATAATTGTAAAATCATCCCTGAACGTGTATCGACCGTTATCCCCTATGTTGTACAAGCTATTGTGAGTAAGCTAAACGACTAATCACAAAATTCCATATTTGATCAAGCAATTGATCAGTAAAAGCTCATTTAGACTTTGTTTAGTTAAACATAACAAACTGGCTTCAGAATATTTAGATTCAAGACTAGACCTAGTAACAACTAATACGTAACAAGATCAGATTACTCAATCTTGACTCATATTCGACTCAATTTCACTGTACCAAGCTCAGATACAATTTTTTAGGctcaataaaaattcaaacaagtttGAAAACTTAGGTATTTAGCTCGTTCAGTTTATCTTTACCCCTAATtgtcattataataaatagatcttTTATAGTAAGCAGACTCACAGTTTCTTCAGCACAATAAAGGTTTGTGCCAATAATTCCGGTTGGTCCTCTCTTCAACCATCCACACACATATAAGCCCGTGTCGTATTGCATATGATCTTTTGAAGCATCAGCCAACACACGGCCTCCAACATTTGGAACAATTCCTAGAAAAGAAACCCAATTAAGGCAGTAGATAGCAAGATGACACTTCATTAGTAACTATAATCCCAAAACTCAGACGCAACAAGTAGGAGAGAAAGGCCGGCAAGACAATTCATTGAGTAGTTGTTAGGCAACTTTATAGAGCGCCTTAGACTATGGGAGTGTTTGCAAATGCTTTAAAGAAGGACTTCTCAACTTTTGGCTTCAGAAAAGCTATTTTTGAGTATCTTCTAGAACAGCTTTggttttttgtaaataaactCAACATGGTTTATTATACTTTATCGTccttataacaataatttttagcATATGGGTCTAAAACCGTCTTTTTGCAATTAAGCTCTttccaaaaatcatttttccCAAATTCTACTTCTCATACTCTTTCGTAAAGACCCTCAACTTTTGATTGTGCTACAACTTCCAATACCCTCATGCAGCGCTCCCTATATACTGCTTTGACCAGGCTATCTGAACGGGGATAAAGGAAAAATGTAACAGCAATCagaaaacaatgaaaatttcaacCCCAATTTTGCAGATCTTTGACATACCTTTATCGCTATCAAAGGGTAAACCATCAATAGCTATTGATTTGTAACCAATACTCTTCAGTGATAACCTGCAAACAAGTCGATGTATCAATATTCGAATCGCTTGAAAGCTTACtctattattacaaaataagaaaGGCCCAGTGATCAAGTTCCAAACTGACAGTAAAGAATTCGACTTCCCATCTGTAAACTTAGCGTCCCCgttcattttgtttctttcttttctgagTAATTAGATTGCAGATAGCAATTTCAAGACCAAATTAACGCTAATCTTGCAAGCAGAATACAAAAGGATTTGTGAACTTTTAAGGTTTTCACTTGATTCAGACACTCATCATTCCCCTAAATGATATAACTTGAAGATGCAGACTGAAAGTAAAACCTTAAACCTTAGGAGAAATAAACATGCAGTAAGACTTCAGGACATTTCCATGCATATTTCATGCTGAGTTCGAAACACTTGCCCGCATGATATTTCCGCATAAACTCCTGTGCCAACTGCAACTTGCTTTACTAATTCATCATCTCCTACAAAAGCTGGTAAAATTTAGACAAGATACAACATTTAAATGTGAACTCCGGACTTCACTATCGAAGAAAGTGGTGGCGTTCTGCTTAAGTCTAGTTGAAAACATGGAATTTTCAGATCATATACATATGACCAtatgttgaaaaataaatgagcaCTTCTGGTTATGAATGCTAAATCTGTAAAAGGAATACAGTACCGTAATTAAACACGTGAAAATTCAGCATTCTACAAAACTTCCTAACTAACATCAAAGCACACTTCCCAAATTGTGACAGAAAAATTCTGTTTCGCACAAATAGATGGATGACAAAAAGCTTCTAAAGGACTACATTATGGAAGTATGTTGCCATCCATTTTCCATAATCGAAGCCTATAAAGTGGACATAAGAATTGACGAGTCTACTCAAGTATTTGCTTTTTTCCCCTAttccaaggataaattatgcTATGAAAACTTTTGCAAATTTGAGCGATCCAATTTATCTATGATTTGCACGGCTTAATGTCATATATTGAATAAAGCAGGGCATATGGACTGCACaccaacaaagaaaaaagaataaggatACTATGCAACACCTTCACGTGCAGATGTATACGGAGCACAGTTACCTTTAAGTATAGTCTTCTCAAGCTGAACACCACCAAGATGACCACTTCTATCATTTGATTCTAAAAACTTGTCTGGTTTATGGAAGAAGACAAAATGGAGTTCACGTTCACCAGGATAAGGAGCATGCGCTGGTGTGACTGCCTTGGAGAGCAATTCGTACACCCGCTTCCTTATCCTGTtattcttcatttctatctttgCCCACATGTAAAAGAACAATGAATCAGTGCAATGGTTAATCAGATAACCTACATGGGACCATGTTATGTCACGAGAACATATACCTCATCAGCTGGTGTTGTAACTAGATCAGCTGGTTGGATATGAATATGCAAATCCTTAATTCCTGCAAGACCGCAGGCCTCTTTTCAATTAAGGATTGTGAAGTAAAATCTCAGGTTAATATGTGAAATGACCAATACTGACGTCATGTTTGACCTATTACAGCAGACAAACACCCATGCAA encodes:
- the LOC105168712 gene encoding NADPH:adrenodoxin oxidoreductase, mitochondrial isoform X2, which codes for MASFGKFRWISRRFTAHPSAPLRICVVGSGPGGFYTAEKILKAHEKVEVDVIDRLPTPFGLVRSGVAPDHPETKIVTNQFSRVAQNERCSFFGNVCLGSSVTLPELREMYNAVVLAYGAESDRCLGIPGEELAGIYAAREFVWWYNGHPDCRNLDPDLKSTDTAVIFGQGNVALDVARILLRPTAELARTDIASHALAALEESSIRKVYLVGRRGPVQAACTAKELREVLGIKDLHIHIQPADLVTTPADEIEMKNNRIRKRVYELLSKAVTPAHAPYPGERELHFVFFHKPDKFLESNDRSGHLGGVQLEKTILKGDDELVKQVAVGTGVYAEISCGLSLKSIGYKSIAIDGLPFDSDKGIVPNVGGRVLADASKDHMQYDTGLYVCGWLKRGPTGIIGTNLYCAEETLACISDDVDKGILTSNSPKPGRDGLLQLLDSRNTRVVTFDAWEKIDTEEKRRGNLKNRPREKLTTWEELLKVASE
- the LOC105168712 gene encoding NADPH:adrenodoxin oxidoreductase, mitochondrial isoform X3, whose protein sequence is MYNAVVLAYGAESDRCLGIPGEELAGIYAAREFVWWYNGHPDCRNLDPDLKSTDTAVIFGQGNVALDVARILLRPTAELARTDIASHALAALEESSIRKVYLVGRRGPVQAACTAKELREVLGIKDLHIHIQPADLVTTPADEIEMKNNRIRKRVYELLSKAVTPAHAPYPGERELHFVFFHKPDKFLESNDRSGHLGGVQLEKTILKAFVGDDELVKQVAVGTGVYAEISCGLSLKSIGYKSIAIDGLPFDSDKGIVPNVGGRVLADASKDHMQYDTGLYVCGWLKRGPTGIIGTNLYCAEETLACISDDVDKGILTSNSPKPGRDGLLQLLDSRNTRVVTFDAWEKIDTEEKRRGNLKNRPREKLTTWEELLKVASE
- the LOC105168712 gene encoding NADPH:adrenodoxin oxidoreductase, mitochondrial isoform X1; translation: MASFGKFRWISRRFTAHPSAPLRICVVGSGPGGFYTAEKILKAHEKVEVDVIDRLPTPFGLVRSGVAPDHPETKIVTNQFSRVAQNERCSFFGNVCLGSSVTLPELREMYNAVVLAYGAESDRCLGIPGEELAGIYAAREFVWWYNGHPDCRNLDPDLKSTDTAVIFGQGNVALDVARILLRPTAELARTDIASHALAALEESSIRKVYLVGRRGPVQAACTAKELREVLGIKDLHIHIQPADLVTTPADEIEMKNNRIRKRVYELLSKAVTPAHAPYPGERELHFVFFHKPDKFLESNDRSGHLGGVQLEKTILKAFVGDDELVKQVAVGTGVYAEISCGLSLKSIGYKSIAIDGLPFDSDKGIVPNVGGRVLADASKDHMQYDTGLYVCGWLKRGPTGIIGTNLYCAEETLACISDDVDKGILTSNSPKPGRDGLLQLLDSRNTRVVTFDAWEKIDTEEKRRGNLKNRPREKLTTWEELLKVASE